Proteins from a genomic interval of Quercus robur chromosome 9, dhQueRobu3.1, whole genome shotgun sequence:
- the LOC126699198 gene encoding uncharacterized protein LOC126699198 — protein sequence MTRGNQRERDRERAQARAGGKTKQPKGDGLTPEQRRERDAKALQEKAARKAAQSAGGNNAGGGGLKR from the exons atgacTC GCGGCAACCAAAGAGAGCGAGACCGTGAACGGGCTCAGGCTCGCGCCGGCGGCAAAACTAAGCAGCCAAAAGGCGATGGCCTCACCCCCGAACAACGCCGTGAAAg ggATGCTAAGGCACTACAAGAAAAGGCAGCAAGGAAGGCGGCACAATCTGCAGGAGGGAACAATGCCGGTGGTGGTGGATTAAAAAGATGA
- the LOC126699202 gene encoding pentatricopeptide repeat-containing protein At5g48730, chloroplastic, producing the protein MASLSLSLSSTPTHLFSPSFNRRLTTKPPPSSSLTSSNAAAAAANPDDKPNALTVPERSQTQRKVMIDIEKLKKREAKERKEEVNSKIASRKAISIILRREATKALIEKKRGPTNSKKLLPRTVLEALHERIKALRPDSALKVFELLREQLWYRPNSGVYIKLIVMLGKCKQPQKADELFQAMIDEGCVVNHEAYTALLSAYGRSGLFDKAFSLLEQMKNTPDCQPDVQTYSILIKSCLEYYAFDKVQALLSDMTTQGIRPNTVTFNTLIDAYGKARKFSEMESTLVEMLREKNCEPDVWTMNSTLRAFGSSRQTETMEKCYEKFQSAGVQPNIRTFNILLDSYGKAGEYEKMSAVMEYMQKYHYSWTIVTYNVVIDAFGKAGDLKQMEYLFRLMRSERIKPSCVTLCSLVRAYGQASKPEKIGGVLRFIENSDVVLDTVFFNCLVDAYGRMGCFAEMKGVLDMMEQKGCKPDKITYRTMIKAYSINGMTSHVKELQNLIGYAEGTQSYMGKPDFR; encoded by the exons ATGgcctcactctcactctcactctcctCCACCCCCACCCACCTATTCTCACCTTCCTTCAATCGCCGACTCACCACAAAACCACCACCCTCTTCTTCTCTCACTTCTTCTaatgctgctgctgctgctgctaaCCCAGATGATAAGCCAAATGCTTTAACAGTCCCAGAGAGAAGCCAAACCCAAAGAAAAGTGATGATAGACATTGAGAAGCTAAAGAAGCGAGAAGCCAAGGAGAGAAAAGAGGAAGTGAACAGTAAGATAGCTTCGAGGAAAGCAATCTCAATTATACTCAGGAGAGAGGCTACCAAAGCACTCATTGAGAAGAAGAGGGGTCCCACCAATTCTAAAAAGCTGCTTCCCAGGACTGTTCTTGAAGCCCTTCACGAGAGAATCAAGGCTTTGCGTCCTGACTCTGCTCTCAAG GTGTTTGAACTACTACGTGAGCAGCTGTGGTACAGGCCCAATTCTGGAGTGTACATTAAGTTAATTGTGATGCTGGGAAAATGTAAGCAACCTCAAAAAGCTGATGAACTTTTTCAAGCCATGATTGATGAAGGTTGTGTTGTGAACCATGAAGCATACACTGCTCTCTTATCTGCCTATGGTAGGAGTGGTCTCTTTGACAAAGCATTTTCCCTCCTCGAGCAGATGAAGAATACTCCTGATTGTCAGCCTGATGTGCAGACTTACTCAATCCTCATAAAATCATGTTTAGAGTATTATGCCTTTGACAAAGTGCAGGCTCTGCTTTCTGACATGACAACTCAGGGAATCAGACCAAACACTGTCACATTCAATACCCTAATCGATGCCTATGGGAAGGCCAGAAA GTTTTCAGAGATGGAATCAACCCTTGTGGAAATGCTCCGTGAGAAGAACTGTGAACCTGATGTTTGGACCATGAACTCCACACTCAGAGCCTTTGGTAGCAGCAGGCAAACAGAAACAATGGAGAAGTGCTATGAGAAATTTCAGAGTGCTGGGGTCCAACCAAACATTCGGACCTTCAATATTCTACTAGATTCCTATGGAAAAGCAGGAGAGTATGAGAAAATGAGTGCTGTGATGGAATACATGCAGAAATACCATTACTCTTGGACAATCGTTACGTACAATGTGGTGATAGATGCATTTGGGAAGGCTGGAGATTTAAAACAAATGGAATATTTGTTTAGGCTAATGCGGTCAGAGAGGATTAAGCCAAGCTGTGTTACACTTTGCTCGCTTGTAAGGGCTTATGGGCAAGCTAGTAAACCTGAAAAGATTGGTGGTGTTTTGCGTTTTATTGAGAATTCAGATGTAGTACTGGATACTGTGTTTTTCAATTGCCTGGTGGATGCTTATGGTAGGATGGGATGCTTTGCAGAGATGAAGGGAGTTCTTGACATGATGGAGCAGAAAGGATGTAAGCCTGATAAGATTACATATAGAACCATGATTAAAGCTTATTCAATCAATGGGATGACTAGCCATGTTAAGGAGCTCCAAAATCTGATTGGATATGCTGAAGGGACTCAATCATATATGGGAAAGCCCGACTTTCGATGA